AGGAACACATCCGGCGCCAGCAGGCCACGCAGAGGATGTTCCCAGCGGATCAGCGCTTCAAAACCGAGAATGGGGCCCTGGGGTGCGCAGAACTTTGGCTGGTAGAACAGGCGGAGTTCTTCATGCTCCTGAGCCAGCCAGAGATCGTTAATCAGCTGCAGCTGGTTCTGGGCAATGGTGTTCATTGACGGCTGGAAGAAGTTATAGCCGTTGCGTCCATTATTTTTGGTGTGGTACATCGCGGCATCGGCGTTAAACATCAGCTCGCGTTCATCCTCCCCATCACCAGGGTAGACGGTAATGCCGATACTCAGCGACACCATCAGCTCATAGCGGGAGATGTCGAAAGGCTGGTCGATAGCTTTGACCAGCATATCGGCCACCGACGCCGCATCGTTAGGCTCGCTGATTTCCAACAGCAGAACAAATTCATCGCCACCCAATCTTGCCAGGGTGTGGTGACCTTTCAGCAGGTTTTGCATTCTGTCGGTGACGGCGACCAGCAGATTGTCACCAATATGGTGGCCAAAGGCGTCGTTAACCGCCTTGAAACCGTCGAGATCCATAAACATCAGCGCAAAGGAGTTCCCTTCACGCATCGCTTTATTCATCGCCTGATCGAGACGGTCCTCCAGCAGGATACGGTTAGGTAAACGGGTCAGGTTGTCGTGCAGCGCAAGCTGGGCCAGCTCACGGTTTGCATCGGCAAGGGAGGAGGCCAGTACGGATGTACGCGCCTGAAGGCGGGCATCCAGCGTGGAAACCACCAGCGTAATGCCGAGGATGGAGAGTGTGACCACGACGACCAGTACCGCCAGCCAGTTGCTGTTGACGCCCATATGGGTCGCGTGGCTGCTCATCGGGAACGTTGCTGCCGCCATGCCGGTATAGTGCATCCCGGCGATAGCTGCGCCCATCAGCGTGGCCGCACCGGCACGCAACAGGGCCAGCCTGCCTTCTCCCTGCCGCAGGTTGAATGCCAGCCACAGGGCCGCCGTTGACGCCCCCAGCGCGATCGCTACCGAAAGGATGATCCAGTTCCAGTCCCAGACAATACCCGGCTCAAATATCAGCGCCGCCATACCGGTGTAGTGCATGGCCACCACGCCACCGCCCAGCACCAGAGCACCCGTCATCAGCCTGTGAAGCGGCAACGCCTCATGGCAAACAATCCACAGAGCAAAGATGGAGGACGCCACGGCGATCGCCATCGACAACACGGTCAGCGTGGGATCGTAGCTCATCTCCATTGCCAGACTCATCGCCAGCATGCCGATAAAGTGCATGGACCAGATGCCCACGCCCATGGCAAAACCACCGCCAAACAGCCAGACCTTAGCCACCCGCCCAGTGGAGGTGGCCACCCTGCCCGCCATATCCAGCGCAGTATAAGAAGCCAGCACGGCCACAAAAATGGAAACGATGACCAGTAGCTGGTCGTAGGAGCTCATAAGCATAGGAAAATCTCTGATGCTGAAGCCATTTCTGGCGCCGTGTAGTTAAACAAAATTGTTGAAATAACCCGTCGTAAACGGTCACGGTATCGGCTAAAAACCAGGCAACTTTATGCCTGAAAAAATAAACCTGTTATTAGCCGTAAAATAATTCAGGCCCTGTTTTGATATCACCATAATTTATCGGGTTAATAACTACAAAAATCGTGGTGGTGAACATAGCACCGGCTGTTTTTTTTGCGAAGCCCTAAATAAGAAAACTCCCATTTTTTCTGGCGCACCAGATGGTGTAAGGGCTGACAAAGAGAGACAGGTCAGTTTGAAAAATCATAAGCTTTATTTTTACGTTTCGCTTCGCAGCAAGTACCATGCTGATCTATAGTAAAGAAAAATAAGACAAAGTCGTTAATTCAAATGCCTGGCGCGCTGGCACCGGACATTTATTGTGATGGCGATCAATAAATTTTATTGGCGCGATTAGCATCAGTTATATTAATTTTTTACCAGGCGAAAAAGCATGTTCATCAGTCTAATCAGTAAGGAATGGTTATGAAAATGAAGCTTTTTCTGCTGGGCTGTGGCCTTAGCCTCAGCGTAGTTTCTTCCGGCTTTGCCGCCACCACGACGGGAACCATGAACGCAAGACTGGTACTCACCACCGGTTGCCTGGTTAACGGACAGTCCGCCACTACCGGGGTTAACTTCGGTACCCTGGACTTTGGTAGTAGCGCAGCGACTTTCGATACCCTGAATGCGACCCTGGTCGGTTCGCTGGGCAACGGGATCTTCGTCCGTTGCACCACCGGCCAGACCTATAATGTTCAGCTCACCAGCAGTAACGCTGCACCGGGCACCGTGTTTGGCGCCGTGACGGCACAACCTCGCTATCTGGTTCTGGGTAGTGATGCCACGCAGGGGATCGCTTACACCCTGTACGGCACAACGTCCTACACCACGCCAATCGCTAACAATACTGACCTGACCAGCACCGGGACTACCGATCCGGTGAATGGCGACAACTATCCGATTTATGGCCGTATCACTGGCGGTGGCTTTAACGCCGCCATCCCGGCAGGCACCTATACGGATACCATCAACGTTGCCGTAAATTACTGAATGTAAAGAAAGGGAAAGCACCGTGCCGGAGTGGGTAATGCGACGGGGAGGCCTGATGTGCCTGACGTTGCTGATTTTCAGCAGCCGCGGCTGGTCATTGCCCACTCAGACTTTTCAGGTCACGGCTTCCGTGGTTAATGGCTGCGTCATTTCGGGAACCAACACCGGTATCTTTGGCTCGCTGGATTTTGGTACGCAACCGGGCGTGGGGAGCAGGTCCGCAAGCGCCAGCTTTGTTCAGAGCTCAACCATCAATCTGGCCTGTACGCCCGGCACCACGCTGAATATGAGTATTAACGGTGGCAGCAATTATGGTACCAGCCGTAATCTCAAGGTGGCGAACAATACCAATCTGGTGGCCTATACGCTCTATACCAGCGCCAGTCACAGCGCCTCGAGCGCAATACCGGTGAATCAGAACGTGGCGCTGACTTACAGCAACGCAAATAACATTACCCTGCCTGTTTATGGGCTTCTGCAGCTCAGCGGAGTCAACCGGGCCGGGACTTACAGCGACACGCTGACCGTGACGCTGAGTTGGTAAAACAGGGATCAGAAGGACAGAATTATGAAGATGCTACGACTTTTCGGCCTGCTGTTCAGCTTCGTGGGCAGCGCCCTGGTGGCGCCGGTCTGGGCAGGCAATTCGGTACTCATCTGGCCTATAGACCCCAAAATCTCCAGCGGCGATAAAGCCACGGAGCTGTGGCTTGAGAACCGGGGAGAAGCCACCACGCTGATGCAGGTCAGGGTTTTCACCTGGGAACAGGTAGCAGGCAAAGAGCAGTATCAGACCCAGCAAACCGTGGTAGCCAGCCCGCCGCTGGTACGGATTGAACCAGGTCAGAAGCAGCTGGTTCGTCTGATCAATCAGACTCCACCTCCAGCCGGGCAGGAAGTGGCCTACCGCGTTTTACTGGATGAAATTCCCACACCGCAAACGCCAGGCAAGGATCAGGCTGGTCTGAATTTCCAGATGCGCTACTCGGTGCCGCTGTTTACCTACGGTCAGGGTCTGGAAGCCGGTAATGCCAGCCCCAAACTCAGCTGGGGCATCACGGAACAGGCGGGTAAACCCGCCATAAAGATCACCAACAGCGGCAATGGCCATGCCAGATTGAGTAAAGTGTCGTTGGGTGGCCGGGTGCTCTCCGGTAGCCTGTTTGGCTATGTGCTGGCTCACTCCAGCAATACTTTCCCTCTCAATTTCCCGGCTTCCAACCGTTCTGAACTGAGCGCGCAGCTGGAAAATAATAAAAGCTGGCGTAGCACCGGTTCTTCTCAGTAGCCGATGAGCAGGCGAGGCTTTGCGTCATTAGGACGCTGCTCCCTGGCCATTACTGGCGTAGTCAGTTGCCTGTTCCCAGTAACCGGCGACGCGGAAACCTATTCCTCTTTGCCGCCACCTCCGCAGCAGAACGCCGCAGGAACGCAGAATCAGCAATATATGTTGGGGCTGGTGGTCAATGACCAGGACAGCAGGCAGGTGGTGCCTGTTGAGTTCCGCAATGACCACTACTTAATAAGGGCAGGCGATTTGCAACGGGCAGGGATCCCCACAGCCAGAATCACCTCTTCGATGATGGACGTCTCTGCTATGCCGGGCGTGAAGGCCGAATACGATCGTCCCCGCCAGCGCATCCTGCTTACCGTGCCTCCCGCCTGGTTACCGAAACAGACCCTGAACAGCGCGGAGAACAATGGTCCGCGCTATCCGGGGAGAACCACGCCCGGCGCGCTGTTTAATTACGATCTCTACACCAGCCACACCTCCGCCAGCGGTACCCGCCTCTCTGCCTGGAATGAGTTCCGGCTGTTTGGCTCACAGGGGCAGTTCGCCACCAACGGCGTGTATCAGGAGCAGCTGTCGGGCATGCCAGGCGCTCAGGATCAAGGCTACCTGCGCTACGATACCTGGTGGAGTAATCAGAATGAAAATCGCTCGCTGAGCTGGCGGGTGGGTGACCTGGTAACGGACTCGCTCTCCTGGAGTAACAGCGTAAGGCTGGGCGGGGTGCAGATTGGGCGGGATTTCTCGGTACGTCCCGATCTCGTTACCTATCCCCTGCCCTCTTTTTCCGGCCAGGCCGCCGTGCCTTCCACGGTAGACCTGTTCGTTAACGGCTATAAAAACAGTACCAATAACGTTCAGCCTGGCCCCTGGTCCCTGACCAACATGCCCTTTGTTAACGGGGCGGGCAGCGCGGTGGTGGTGACCACGGATGCGGTGGGCCGTCGCGTGACCACCACTCTGCCTTTTTACGTCTCCAGCAATTTACTGAAGCCGGGGCTGTCCGACTTCTCCTTCTCTGCCGGTGCGCTGCGTGAAAACTACGGTATAAAGAATTTCGATTACGGTGCGGCGGCGGTCAGCGGCTCATATCGCTATGGTCTGAATGACTGGCTGACGCTGGAGAGTCACGCTGAAGGGGCTGAATCTCTTGCTCTGGGCGGCGCTGGTGGGCAGATAAGAGTGGGATCCCTGGGAGTGGTGAATGCCGCGCTGACCCAGAGCCAGATGGACGGCAGGCAGGGGAATCAGTACAGCTGGGGTTATCAGTACAACAACAGCCGTTTCAGCATAGGAACGCAACATATCGTCCGTTCGGCGGGGTTTGGCAACCTGGCCCTGTACGGTGACCGCAACAGTGGCGTGGCCGGTACGGAATACACCCTCAGCCGTCGCAGCGCCCAGTACAGCGCCAGCCTGTCGCTGAATCAGTACGGTAGCCTGGGGGCAGCTTTTATCGATATCACCAGCGGCACCGGCGATCGCACCCAACTGTGGAACCTCTCCTGGAGTAAAAATCTTTGGGGGAACAGCAGTCTGTATCTTTCGGCCAGCCGCGATCAGCAACAGGGCGAATGGTCTGGTGCCCTCTCTTTGCTGATCCCCTTCAGCGATCTGGGGAGTGCCAGCGTCAGTATGGAACGCGATCAGCAGGGCGGCACCACGCAGCGCCTCTCCGCCTCGCGCGCCATGCCTTCTCAGGGCGGCCTCTCCTGGGATGCCTCCTGGGCTAACCAGAGCAGCGGCAGCGATTACCGCCAGGGCAGCCTGAACTGGCGTAATGCCCATTTTGAAACCTCGGCTGGCTTCTATGGTGACGATGAATACAGCACTGAGTGGGCAGATTTAACCGGCTCGGTGGTGCTGATGGATGGCAGCCTGTTTGCCGCCAATCAGGTCAATGACGCCTTTGTGCTGGTAAAAACCGATTACCCCAACATCAAGGTTCGCTATGAAAACCAGCTGATGGGGCAAACGGATGATGACGGCTACCTGCTCGTGCCGGGCATCAGCTCTTATTACCCGGCAAAATATGATATTGATACCCTGGACCTGCCAGCGGATATGACCACCTCCCACGTTGAGCAACGCTTTGCGGTGAAACGCGACAGTGGCTACCTGCTGCACTTCCCGGTGGAACCTCTGCGCGCTGCCAGCGTCATTCTGCACGATCGGAATGGCGATCCTCTGCCTGTTTCCTCGCAGATTATCCGCGAGGGCCAGGCGACCGAATATGTTGGCTGGGATGGGATTGCCTGGATGGAAAACCTCACTACGGAGAATCCGTTCAGAGTCGAAACGCCGGATGGCCGCCAGTGTGAGGCGGTGCTCACCGTGCCAGGTGGCCGCCCTAAATCGCTTGAGACATTTGGTCCGCTGACCTGCTCACTCTCTTCAGCCCCCTCTTCAGGAACTTCACCATGAAAAAGCTGCTGTCCGGCCTGCTGTTTATTTTTCTGATGGCCTGCGCCTTGCCGGGCTGGGCCGCCTGTACGCTGCCTTCATCAACGGCCAGTTTTGGCACGGTGAGTTCCTTTACGATAAATACCACTGCCAGCGCAGTAACCGCGAACGTCAACGTTAACTGCGGCGCCGGCAGCATTCTGTCGCTGCTATCGACCGACTTTATCAGGCTCCAGTTAGCCAGCGCCACCTACACCAGTGGAACAAGAGGCGCGCTGAAAACCGGCACGGCCAGCACCGATGCTATTCCGCTCAGAGTCTGCAGGGATGCTGCCTGCGCGACCGAACTGACGGTAGGCGGCACTGCAACCACTTACAGTCAGGCACAGTTGCTGAACCTGCTGGGGTTGGGAGGAGGCCAAAACTTCGCCCTTCCTCTCTACCTGAGCACGCTAACGGGACAGGTTGTTGCCGCAGGCACCTATACGGTCACGCTGAATATTCTGGTGAACTACAGCATTTGTACCGGCATCGGTGCCCTGGGGTTGTGTCTGCTTGGCGATCAGCAGACCGGTTCCGGCACTATCCCGATCACCACTACCCTGATTGTCACCAATGACTGCACCACCATTACCTCACCGGATATCAGCTTTGGCAGCGCTCCGCTGGTCAGCAGCTTCAACACGGTTTCACAGTCCATCAATGTGATTTGCACCAAAGGCAGCACTTACACGGTAGGGATGAGCAATGGCAACCATGCGGTGGGTGCGCAACGCTATATGACCAGCGGCAGCAATCAGCTGGCCTATGAGATTTATAAAAATGCCACCACGACCCGCTGGGGACCAACCGGGACCGACAGGGTCTCCAGTACGGGCGCCAACAGCATCAGTACAGATGGCCTGACGCGAACCTTTAACTACACCGCTAAAATTCTGACCACACAAAGCACCCCGGTGGCGGGCAGCTACAGCGACAGCGTGGTAATAGATTTGTCGTTTTAAACACATTGTTAATTATTTGTTACTAATCAACAGCGAAGCCGCGGGGAGTAAGGTGATCACCATCACATTAAATCCTCTCCCCGCAGGCTAAAACGGAAGAAAACCCATAAGGATGCTGTATGAATGCTGTAACTTCTCCTGCCACTCCCTCAAAGAAACCTCAGGGTAATGCCAGAACCATATTCAATGTGACCAGCGGTAACTTCCTGGAAATGTTCGATTTCATGGTGTTTGGCTATTATGCCACGGCTATTGCTAAAACCTTTTTCCTGGCGATGATCCTTTCGCATCGCTGATGCTTACGCTGATGACTTTTGGCGCCGGTTTCCTGATGCGCCCGCTGGGCGCCATCGTGCTGGGATCCTATATTGATCATCATGGCCGTCGCAAAGGACTGTTGCTGACGCTGGGGCTGATGGCGATCGGCACACTGACCATCGCCGTGGTGCCCGGTTACAACACTCTGGGGGCGGCTGCGCCCATCCTGATCCTGCTTGGACGTCTGCTGCAGGGCTTCTCAGCCGGCGTGGAACTGGGGGGCGTGTCGGTCTATCTCGCGGAGATCGCCCCCAAAAACCGTAAAGGTTTTTTTGTCAGCTGGCAGTCTGGTAGCCAGCAGGTAGCGGTAATTTTCGCGGCCCTGTTGGGGCTGGGGCTGAATCACCTGCTGGCTAAAGAGCAGGTGACCGAATGGGGCTGGCGTATCCCGTTTGTGATCGGCTGTATGATTGTGCCGTTCCTGTTCTGGATCCGTAGCATGCTGGAAGAGACTGAAGCGTTCAGCCAGCGCAAAGTGCATCCTTCAATGAAGCAGATTGTCCGCTCCGTTGCCAGCAACTGGGCGCTGGTGCTGGCCGGAATGCTGATGGTGGTTACCACTACCGTGATGTTTTATATGATCACCGCCTTTACCCCCACCTTTGGTAAAACCGTACTGATGATGAGCGATAAAGAGAGCTTTTTCGTCACGCTGTGCGTCGGGATTTCCAACCTGATTTGGCTGCCGGTGATGGGCGCGGTCTCTGACCGCTTTGGCCGTCGCCCGCTGCTGATTCTTTTTACCCTGTTGATGATTGCCACCGCGTGGCCGGTGCTGCACTGGCTGGTAGGCTCCCCTACCTTCTCTCATCTGCTGGAAGCCGAACTCTGGCTCTCATTCCTGTATGCCAGCTACAACGGGGCGATGGTGGTTTACCTTGCCGAAGTGATGCCTGCCGAAGTCCGCGCTACCGGCTTCTCACTGGCTTACAGTCTGGCAACCGCTCTGTTCGGCGGATTTACACCGGCGATCTCAAGCTACCTGATCCATGCCACTGGCGATAAAGCGATGCCCGGTATCTGGCTGACCTTCGCCGCGGTCTGCGGCCTGATCGGCACAATGATAATCAAGCGTCTGATTGGTCAGTATCAGGCGAAACAGAGCGCTGAACCGGCAGCGCAGATGTAATAAAAAAGGGGCTGACGTTTGCACGTCAGCCCCTTTTTTTCACCGCCGCGTTACTTCCCGGCGCTTTCCATTCCCATCAGACCAATCTTCAGATAACCCGCCTGACGTAATTTATCCATTACGCCCATCAGCGTTTCATAATCCACAGACTTATCCGCCTGGAAGAAAATGGTGGTCTCTTTATTGCCTTCTGTCTGGCCATTCAGCGCATCCAGCAGGCTTTCCGGCGTCACTGCATTGTTGCCAATAAACAGCTGTTTGTCCGCCTTGATAGAGAGGTAGACCGGTTTTTCCGGGCGCGGTTGAGGCGCGCTGGTGGAAGCAGGGAGGTTAACGCGTACGTCAACGGTAGCCAGCGGCGCGGCGACCATAAAGATAATCAGCAGCACCAGCATCACGTCAATAAACGGCGTGACGTTGATTTCGTGCATTTCGCCGTTGCTTTCGAGATCTTCATTCAATCGCATAGCCATGGTGCTTATCCTACCCGCAGTTTCTGAGCCGGTGCAGCGCGGTGCGTTGCACCACTGGCGGCCAGATCCAGATCGCGGCTTTGCAGCAGCATAATCTGGGCCGCCACATCGCCCATTGAGGCTTTGTAATTACCAATCATGCGGGCAAAGACGTTGTAGATCACCACGGCAGGAATAGCGGCAACCAGGCCAATAGCGGTTGCCAGCAGGGCTTCAGCAATGCCCGGTGCCACCACGGCCAGATTGGTGGTCTGCGTCTGGGCAATCCCGATGAAGCTGTTCATGATGCCCCAGACCGTGCCGAACAGTCCGACGAACGGGGCAATCGCGCCGATGGTCGCCAGGAAACCATTGCCACGACCGGCATGACGGCTGAAGAAAGCCACGCGGCGTTCAAGACGGAAAGCGGTACGCTCTTTAATGCCGTCATTGTCGTCAGACCCCTGAGAGAGCGCCAGCTCATCTTCCGCTTCTTTCAGCAGGTAAGTGGTCAGACTTTTATCCTGGAAGGAAGTGCAGGTCTCCGCTGCCTCTTTCAGAGAGCGTGCGCCAGACAGTGCCTGCTGTTCACGTTTGAGGCGGCGTTTGGCCGAGCTCAGTTCAATACTCTTGCTGAAGAAAATCGCCCAGGTCACGACCGATGCCAGCAGCAAACCGATCATAACCACTTTCACCACTATGTCCGCATGCTGGTACATGCCCCAGACAGAAAGATCCGTCTGCATCAAATCATTCGCCACGCTGTGTCTCCAACGTCATTAACGGGTAAAAAAAGCCAGTGCGTATCGTACCAAATCAGAGGTGAATTGATAGTGGTTATCATTACTATTTACTTTACGGGTGACATTTTTTGCACACTTTGCTGATTTACCTCATCTCAGCCACCTTTTAGCTGAATCTTTCTCACTCTGTTGTTTGCTGAATTTCACCCTGGCGTTTGACGTGTTAACGTTAACAAAGACCAGACATTTGCAAACAGAGCACTCTGATGACAAGTAAAAAAATTGAAACGGCGCTGATAGCGGCCGGACGCAGCAAACGTTACACCCTGGGATCGGTTAACAGCGTGATTCAACGCGCCTCCTCACTGGTTTTTGACAGCGTGGCTGAAAAGAAACGCTGCACGGCAGGCCGGGCCGATGGCGAACTATTTTATGGTCGTCGTGGCACGCTGACCCATTTCTCGTTGCAGGAAGCGATGACGGAGCTGGAAGGCGGCGCAGGTTGCGTGCTCTACCCTTGCGGTGCGGCAGCCGTGGCAAATGCGATCCTGTCATTTGTCTCCGCCGGTGATAACGTACTGATGGCCGGGTCGGTTTACGAACCTACGCAGGACTTCTGCACCAAAATTCTCAGCAAAATGAACGTCTCCACCACCTGGTTTGATCACTGTCTGGGCGCAGAGATTGCTGAACAGGTGCAGCCGAATACCAAAGTGGTGTTCCTGGAATCACCGGCTTCCATCACTATGGAAGTTCAGGATATCCCGGCGATCGTTGCTGCCGTGCGCGGTAAAGCGCCCGAAGCGATTATCATGATTGATAATACCTGGGCCGCAGGGATCCTCTTCCGGGCGCTGGATTTTGATATTGATATCTCTATTCAGGCGGGCACTAAATATCTGATTGGCCACTCGGATGCGATGATTGGCACCGCCGTCGCCAATGCGCGCTGCTGGGCACAGCTCCGTGAAAACTCCTATCTGATGGGGCAGATGGTCGATGCGGATACCGCTTATATGGCAAGCCGTGGGCTGAGAACGCTGGCAGTGCGTTTGCGCCAGCATGAGGAGAGCAGCATCAAAATCGCCCACTGGCTGGCGGAGCGTCCTGAAGTTGCCGTCGTTAATCATCCCGCCTTGCCGCAGTGCAAAGGGCACGAGTTCTGGCAGCGGGATTTCACCGGCAGCAGCGGCCTCTTCTCCTTTGTGCTGAAGGCGCGTCTGAGCGATAAGCAACTGGCTGATTATCTCGACCACTTTGCCCACTTCAGCATGGCCTACTCCTGGGGCGGCTTCGAGTCGCTGATCCTGGCTAATCAGCCGGAAGAGCTGGCAGCCATTCGTCCGGCAACCGGCGTGGATTTCACCGGAACGTTAGTGCGGGTCCATATTGGTCTGGAAAATGTTGAGGATCTGATTGAGGATCTGGCGGCCGGCTTTGACCGTCTGGGTGCCTGAGGCCCGGAATACTCAACAAAAGCTCAACGGCACCCTGGCCGCGGATGCGATCAAGGTATGTTGGGCTGTTTGCAGGTACAATTGATCACTTCATGCAGTAAACAGGAAATGAAATGGGTGTTCTCCATGAGATTGTTCAGGCGCTGTGGCATCAGGATTTTGCCGCGCTGGCCAATCCGGATGTGATTTGGATTGTCTACGGCATTATGTTTACCACCCTTTTGCTGGAAAACGGCCTGCTGCCCGCCTCTTTCCTCCCCGGCGACAGCCTGCTGTTACTGGCGGGGGCGATGATTGCCAAAGGGGTAATGGAGTTTATCCCGACGATGGCGATCCTTACGCTGGCAGCCAGCCTGGGATGCTGGATGAGCTATCTGCAGGGCCGGTGGTTGGGAAACACCAAAATGGTGAAAAGCTGGCTGATGCACTTACCCGCACAGTATCACCAGCGCGCCTGGAACCTGTTTCACCGGCACGGTTTAATGGCGTTACTGGTAGGGCGTTTTCTGGCATTTGTCCGCACTATTCTGCCAACAATGGCCGGTATTTCAGGTTTAAAAAATGGACGTTTCCAGCTGTTCAACTGGCTGAGTGGCCTGTTATGGGTGGGGATTCTGATCTCAC
This genomic window from Erwinia sp. E_sp_B01_1 contains:
- a CDS encoding spore coat U domain-containing protein, coding for MKKLLSGLLFIFLMACALPGWAACTLPSSTASFGTVSSFTINTTASAVTANVNVNCGAGSILSLLSTDFIRLQLASATYTSGTRGALKTGTASTDAIPLRVCRDAACATELTVGGTATTYSQAQLLNLLGLGGGQNFALPLYLSTLTGQVVAAGTYTVTLNILVNYSICTGIGALGLCLLGDQQTGSGTIPITTTLIVTNDCTTITSPDISFGSAPLVSSFNTVSQSINVICTKGSTYTVGMSNGNHAVGAQRYMTSGSNQLAYEIYKNATTTRWGPTGTDRVSSTGANSISTDGLTRTFNYTAKILTTQSTPVAGSYSDSVVIDLSF
- a CDS encoding spore coat protein U domain-containing protein yields the protein MKMKLFLLGCGLSLSVVSSGFAATTTGTMNARLVLTTGCLVNGQSATTGVNFGTLDFGSSAATFDTLNATLVGSLGNGIFVRCTTGQTYNVQLTSSNAAPGTVFGAVTAQPRYLVLGSDATQGIAYTLYGTTSYTTPIANNTDLTSTGTTDPVNGDNYPIYGRITGGGFNAAIPAGTYTDTINVAVNY
- a CDS encoding fimbria/pilus outer membrane usher protein translates to MSRRGFASLGRCSLAITGVVSCLFPVTGDAETYSSLPPPPQQNAAGTQNQQYMLGLVVNDQDSRQVVPVEFRNDHYLIRAGDLQRAGIPTARITSSMMDVSAMPGVKAEYDRPRQRILLTVPPAWLPKQTLNSAENNGPRYPGRTTPGALFNYDLYTSHTSASGTRLSAWNEFRLFGSQGQFATNGVYQEQLSGMPGAQDQGYLRYDTWWSNQNENRSLSWRVGDLVTDSLSWSNSVRLGGVQIGRDFSVRPDLVTYPLPSFSGQAAVPSTVDLFVNGYKNSTNNVQPGPWSLTNMPFVNGAGSAVVVTTDAVGRRVTTTLPFYVSSNLLKPGLSDFSFSAGALRENYGIKNFDYGAAAVSGSYRYGLNDWLTLESHAEGAESLALGGAGGQIRVGSLGVVNAALTQSQMDGRQGNQYSWGYQYNNSRFSIGTQHIVRSAGFGNLALYGDRNSGVAGTEYTLSRRSAQYSASLSLNQYGSLGAAFIDITSGTGDRTQLWNLSWSKNLWGNSSLYLSASRDQQQGEWSGALSLLIPFSDLGSASVSMERDQQGGTTQRLSASRAMPSQGGLSWDASWANQSSGSDYRQGSLNWRNAHFETSAGFYGDDEYSTEWADLTGSVVLMDGSLFAANQVNDAFVLVKTDYPNIKVRYENQLMGQTDDDGYLLVPGISSYYPAKYDIDTLDLPADMTTSHVEQRFAVKRDSGYLLHFPVEPLRAASVILHDRNGDPLPVSSQIIREGQATEYVGWDGIAWMENLTTENPFRVETPDGRQCEAVLTVPGGRPKSLETFGPLTCSLSSAPSSGTSP
- a CDS encoding EAL domain-containing protein, with protein sequence MLMSSYDQLLVIVSIFVAVLASYTALDMAGRVATSTGRVAKVWLFGGGFAMGVGIWSMHFIGMLAMSLAMEMSYDPTLTVLSMAIAVASSIFALWIVCHEALPLHRLMTGALVLGGGVVAMHYTGMAALIFEPGIVWDWNWIILSVAIALGASTAALWLAFNLRQGEGRLALLRAGAATLMGAAIAGMHYTGMAAATFPMSSHATHMGVNSNWLAVLVVVVTLSILGITLVVSTLDARLQARTSVLASSLADANRELAQLALHDNLTRLPNRILLEDRLDQAMNKAMREGNSFALMFMDLDGFKAVNDAFGHHIGDNLLVAVTDRMQNLLKGHHTLARLGGDEFVLLLEISEPNDAASVADMLVKAIDQPFDISRYELMVSLSIGITVYPGDGEDERELMFNADAAMYHTKNNGRNGYNFFQPSMNTIAQNQLQLINDLWLAQEHEELRLFYQPKFCAPQGPILGFEALIRWEHPLRGLLAPDVFLPLAEKTGLIVSIGNWVINEACRQLRIWHLQGNPQWSIAVNLSALQFEQQGLVETVVNALKTHHIPAELLTLEVTETTAMRDPDESIRILTQLTELGVKASIDDFGTGYSSLLYLKRLPASELKIDRAFVNELQAKSEDATIVTAIVALAQTLNLKVVAEGVETEEQQSFLTSLGCNSLQGYLLGRPIPPDQVASLGNFVGEPEKSENPSLKREPNPTQPWPDTVNPG
- the metC gene encoding cystathionine beta-lyase yields the protein MTSKKIETALIAAGRSKRYTLGSVNSVIQRASSLVFDSVAEKKRCTAGRADGELFYGRRGTLTHFSLQEAMTELEGGAGCVLYPCGAAAVANAILSFVSAGDNVLMAGSVYEPTQDFCTKILSKMNVSTTWFDHCLGAEIAEQVQPNTKVVFLESPASITMEVQDIPAIVAAVRGKAPEAIIMIDNTWAAGILFRALDFDIDISIQAGTKYLIGHSDAMIGTAVANARCWAQLRENSYLMGQMVDADTAYMASRGLRTLAVRLRQHEESSIKIAHWLAERPEVAVVNHPALPQCKGHEFWQRDFTGSSGLFSFVLKARLSDKQLADYLDHFAHFSMAYSWGGFESLILANQPEELAAIRPATGVDFTGTLVRVHIGLENVEDLIEDLAAGFDRLGA
- a CDS encoding molecular chaperone — translated: MLRLFGLLFSFVGSALVAPVWAGNSVLIWPIDPKISSGDKATELWLENRGEATTLMQVRVFTWEQVAGKEQYQTQQTVVASPPLVRIEPGQKQLVRLINQTPPPAGQEVAYRVLLDEIPTPQTPGKDQAGLNFQMRYSVPLFTYGQGLEAGNASPKLSWGITEQAGKPAIKITNSGNGHARLSKVSLGGRVLSGSLFGYVLAHSSNTFPLNFPASNRSELSAQLENNKSWRSTGSSQ
- the exbB gene encoding tol-pal system-associated acyl-CoA thioesterase, producing the protein MANDLMQTDLSVWGMYQHADIVVKVVMIGLLLASVVTWAIFFSKSIELSSAKRRLKREQQALSGARSLKEAAETCTSFQDKSLTTYLLKEAEDELALSQGSDDNDGIKERTAFRLERRVAFFSRHAGRGNGFLATIGAIAPFVGLFGTVWGIMNSFIGIAQTQTTNLAVVAPGIAEALLATAIGLVAAIPAVVIYNVFARMIGNYKASMGDVAAQIMLLQSRDLDLAASGATHRAAPAQKLRVG
- the exbD gene encoding TonB system transport protein ExbD; translation: MAMRLNEDLESNGEMHEINVTPFIDVMLVLLIIFMVAAPLATVDVRVNLPASTSAPQPRPEKPVYLSIKADKQLFIGNNAVTPESLLDALNGQTEGNKETTIFFQADKSVDYETLMGVMDKLRQAGYLKIGLMGMESAGK
- a CDS encoding spore coat U domain-containing protein; the encoded protein is MRRGGLMCLTLLIFSSRGWSLPTQTFQVTASVVNGCVISGTNTGIFGSLDFGTQPGVGSRSASASFVQSSTINLACTPGTTLNMSINGGSNYGTSRNLKVANNTNLVAYTLYTSASHSASSAIPVNQNVALTYSNANNITLPVYGLLQLSGVNRAGTYSDTLTVTLSW
- a CDS encoding DedA family protein translates to MGVLHEIVQALWHQDFAALANPDVIWIVYGIMFTTLLLENGLLPASFLPGDSLLLLAGAMIAKGVMEFIPTMAILTLAASLGCWMSYLQGRWLGNTKMVKSWLMHLPAQYHQRAWNLFHRHGLMALLVGRFLAFVRTILPTMAGISGLKNGRFQLFNWLSGLLWVGILISLGYAISQVPFIKRHEDQVMAILMILPLVLLCAGLLGSIMLVIRRKKSS